The sequence TTCCTGATGGACCTCTACCACCTGTCCATGAACGGCGAGGACCTGCCCGCCGTCATCGACGCCTGCGCGGCGAAGACCGGGCACGTGCAGATCGCCGACAACCCCGGCCGCGGCGCCCCCGGCACCGGCTCGCTCCCGCTCCAGGAGCTGCTCGGCCGGCTGCGGAAGGCCGGTTACGACGGCTGGGTCGGCCTGGAGTACAAGCCGGGCGACCGCCCGAGCGCCGAGGCGTTCGACTGGCTCCCGCGCGAGGCCCGCGCGGCCCGCTGAGCCGCCGGCCCCGCACACCGGCCGCCCTTCACAGACGTACAGCCGCAGTAAGAGAGGCACCCCGAATCATGAGCAACCTCGCAGCTTCCTCCCACCCGACCCGCCCTGCGATCGCGTGGATCGGCCTCGGCATCATGGGCTCCCCCATGTCCGAGAACCTGATCAAGGCGGGCTACCAGGTCACCGGTTACACCCTGGAGAAGGAGAAGCTGGACCGCCTGGCCGCCGCCGGCGGCACCGCGGCCGGCTCGATCGCCGAGGCCGTGCGCGACGCCGACGTGGTCATCACGATGGTGCCCGCCTCCCCGCAGGTCGAGGCCATCGCCTACGGCCCGGACGGCATCCTGGAGAACGCCCGGTCCGGCGCCCTGCTGATCGACATGTCCTCGATCACCCCGCAGACCTCGGTGGACCTCGCCAAGGCCGCCGAGGACAAGGGCATCCGGGTGCTGGACGCCCCGGTGTCCGGCGGCGAGGCCGGCGCCGTGGAAGCGGTGCTGTCCATCATGGTCGGCGGCGAGCAGGCCGACTTCGACGAGGCCAAGCCGGTCTTCGAGGCCCTCGGCAAGACCATCGTGCTGTGCGGCCCGCACGGCTCGGGCCAGACCGTGAAGGCCGCCAACCAGCTGATCGTCGCCGTGAACATCCAGGCGTGCGCCGAGGCCGTGGTCTTCCTGGAGAAGTCGGGCGTGAACCTCCAGGCCGCCCTGGACGTCCTCAACGGCGGCCTGGCCGGCTCCACGGTGCTGACGCGGAAGAAGGACAACTTCCTCAACCGCGACTTCAAGCCCGGTTTCCGTATCGACCTGCACCACAAGGACATGGGCATCGTCACCGACGCCGCCCGCAACGTCGGCGCGGCCCTGCCGGTCGGCGCCGTGGTCGCCCAGCTGGTCGCCAGCCTGCGCGCCCAGGGCGACGGCGGCCTGGACCACTCGGCCCTGCTGCGGGCCGTCGAGCGCCTGTCCGGCGCCCGGGTCTGACGGCTCCTCGCACTTCCGGGCCGCGGTGCCGCCGACACCTGTCCTGTCGCGCCCAGGCGGCGCCGCGGTCCGGAATCGACTTCAACAAAGTGTTGACGCTCTGATCGCCCCACTTCTAGGCTCCACAAAGCGGAAACAGTTTTCCGCTGACACCCGCACGGAAGGTCCACGATGTCGAAGCGCGTGCTCACGACAGAGTCCGGCGCACCGGTCGCCGACAACCAGAATTCCGCCTCCGCCGGCGTCGGCGGCCCGCTCCTGATCCAGGACCAGCACCTCCTGGAGAAGCTCGCGCGCTTCAACCGCGAGCGGATCCCGGAGCGTGTCGTGCATGCCCGCGGCTCCGGCGCGTACGGCCACTTCGAGGTGACCGACGACGTCACCGGCTACACCCACGCCGACTTCCTCGCCTCGATCGGCAAGCGCACCGAGGTGTTCGTGCGCTTCTCCACGGTCGCCGACTCCCTCGGCGGCGCCGACGCGGTCCGCGACCCGCGCGGCTTCGCGGTGAAGTTCTACACCGAGGAGGGCAACTACGACCTCGTCGGCAACAACACCCCGGTGTTCTTCATCAAGGACCCGCTGAAGTTCCCCGACTTCATCCACTCGCAGAAGCGCGACCCGTTCACCGGCAAGCAGGAGCCGGACAACGTCTGGGACTTCTGGGCGCACGCCCCCGAGGCCACGCACCAGGTGACCTGGCTGATGGGCGACCGCGGCATCCCGGCGTCGTACCGCCACATGAACGGCTACGGCTCGCACACCTACCAGTGGACGAACGCCAAGGGCGAGGCATTCTTCGTCAAGTACCACTTCAAGACCAACCAGGGCATCCGCTGCCTGTCCGCCGAGCAGGCGCAGGAGCTGGCGGGCAAGGACCCCAACTCGCACCAGACCGACCTGCTCCAGGCGATCGAGCGGGGCGTGCACCCGTCCTGGACGCTGTACGTGCAGATCATGCCGGCGGCCGAGGCGGCGGACTACCGCTTCAACCCCTTCGACCTGACCAAGGTCTGGCCGCACAGGGACTACCCGCTCCGGCGCGTGGGCCGGCTGGTCCTCGACCGCAACCCGGACAACGTGTTCGCCGAGGTCGAGCAGGCCGCGTTCTCCCCGAACAACTTCGTGCCCGGCATCGGCCCGTCCCCGGACAAGATGCTCCAGGGCCGGCTGTTCGCCTACGCGGACGCCCACCGCTACCGCCTCGGCGTCAACCACACGCTGCTCGCCGTGAACGCCCCGAAGGCGGTCCCGGGCGGCGCCCGGAACTACGGCCGCGACGGCTTCATGGCGGTCAACGGCCAGGGCCGGCACGCCAAGAACTACGAGCCGAACTCCTACGACGGCCCGGTGGAGACCGGCCGCCCGCTGTCCGCCCCGCTTCCGGTGGCCGGTCACACGGGCAGCCACGTGGCTCCGCTGCACACCAAGGACGACGACTTCTTCCAGGCCGGCGAGCTGTACCGGCTGATGTCGGACGAGGAGAAGTCCCGCCTGGTCGCGAACATCGCCGGCGGCCTCTCGCAGGTCTCCCGCGACGACGTGATCGAGAAGAACCTGGCCCACTTCCACGCCGCCGACCCCGAGTACGGCAAGCGCGTGGAGGAGGCGGTCCGCGCCCTGCGCGAGGACTGAGTCCCAAGACTGCGTCCGGGACGTGACGGGGAGGTCGTGCCCCGGACGCGAAGACCCCGCCGCCCTCGGGTGATCCGGATGAGGGGTGATCACCCGGGTACGGCGGGCAGGGCGAGGACCGCGGTGGCGTGCGAGCCAGTGCGGTGGTGAAGGAGATACGGGCTCCCCTCTCGACCAGAGGGAGGGGACGTCCGCCTCCGTCGCCGCCACCGCGGTCCCGGCCCGATCCTCCGGCCCCGCCGCCGGAGGAACACCGGCCCCGTCCGGCGGCGCGATCGACCTGTCGCGCCCAGCCTCGCGCCGTCGGACGGCCACCACCTGGTGGACGAAGCGCTCCCTCCGGTCCGGAGGGAGCGCTTCGCGCCGTCCGGGGCCGGCTCCCGGCGTGCGCGTCCTCCGTGTCCGCAGCACGCTGAAGGCATGGGCAACCCGACACAGCACCCGCACATCGTGGTCCACTCCCCCGCCCTGGACGGCTCCCGGCGGGTCACCGAGGGGGACGTGACGCTGGGGATCGCCTCGCACCTGGACGACGTCGTGGAGATCCTGCGGCTGGCCGACCTGGACCGGATCGAGGTGGAGGTGAGCGACCTGATCGAATGGCAGGGCGGCGGACCGGACGACTGGCCCGGCCTGAGCGAGCACGACTTTTAGCGACGCGGCCTGCGACAGGCGTCGTAGACGGGCTACGCAACCCTCAAATCAAGCTCTGAACAGCGCCGACGAGGCTTCGACGGCCGCTCGCGGCGGGCACAGTACGTGCAGACGGGGCCCGCCTGCACGGGGGCGGCGGGCCCCGCACGGGGGTGTCTCATGGGCCGTACGACGCCGGTCGCCGTTCCTTGTCCGTACGCGGTCGCGCTGCTGCGCGGAGGTGACCGCGCCGCCGTGACCGTCGCCGTGCTCGCCCTGCACCTGCGCGGCGGAGTCGAGGCGGGCCGGCCCGGCACGCTGCGCAAGACCACGACGGGCGGCGCGGCGCCGCATCGGCACCCGCTGGAGAAGGCGGTCCGCACCGGCCTGTACCGGCCCGCCGGACCGTCGGAGCTGCCCGGCCGGGCCGTGGTGCGCCGGGCCCTCGTCCGGCTGCGGGCCGAGCTGACGGCCGAGGGGCTGCTGCGCCCGCTGCCGCCCCGCCGCACCCGCGCCGCCCGCCGGCTGCTGACGGCCCTGCGCGAGCGCCGGCCGCTGCCGCAGGGTCCCGGCGGTCTGCCCGAGGAGGAACTGCTGCTCGCCGTCGCGCTGTACGGCGAACGGGCCCTGACCGTCCTGGTACCGGACTTCGCCCGCCGGGCCGGGCTCACCGGCCGCGGCGCGCTCGCCGACGCGGGCCGCTTCCCGTTCGGCCGGGGCACCGACCACCGCCTGTTCCCCGACGACGAGCACGACACCTACGACGCCTACGACACCTACGACGGGACACCGGACGACCGGGACGGCGGCGACCGGGACCAGGGCGGCGGTGCGCACACCGGGTACGAGCACGGCGGCCACGACTACGGCGGCGGTTGCGGAGGCGGCGGATTCGACTGAGGGCATGCCGAAGGGGCGGCCCGTCCCCCCGGGCGGGCCGCCCCTGAGGCGCCGGTTGCGTCAGACCTTCAGCGTCCTGACCGAGGTCGGCGCGTGGCCCGGCTCGGTGGCCAGGTCCTCGAACTCGCTGATGTCGCTGATGTCCATGGTGCGGCTCATCGAGATGTTGGTGATCCGCTCCAGGATCGCCTCGACGACGACCGGCACCCGGTACTCGGCGGCCAGCTTCTTCGCCTCTTCGAAGGCGGCGCCCAGCCGGTCCGGCTCGGTGACCCGGATCGCCTTGCAGCCGAGCCCTTCGGCGACCTTGACGTGGTCCACGCCGTAGACGCCGATCTCCGGAGTGTTGATGTTCTCGAACTCCAGGTTGACCTGGAAGTTGATGTCCAGGCCGATCTGCGCCTGGCGGATCAGGCCCAGGTAGGCGTTGTTCACCAGGACGTGGACGTAGGGGATCTTGTGCTGCGCGGCGACCGCCAGCTCCTCGATCAGGAACTGGAAGTCGTAGTCGCCGGAGAGCGCGACGACCGGGGAGTCCGGGTCGGCCTTGGCGACGCCGATCGCGGCCGGGATGGTCCAGCCGAGCGGACCGGCCTGGCCGCAGTTGATCCAATGGCGCGGCCGGTACACGTGCAGCATCTGCGCGCCGGCGATCTGGGACAGGCCGATGGTGGTGACGTAGCGCGTCTCGGGACCGAAGGCCTTGTTCATCTCCTCGTACACGCGCTGCGGCTTCATCGGCACGTTGTCGAAGTGCGTACGGCGCAGCAGGGTGGCCTTGCGCTCCTGGGTGGAGGCCACCCAGTCGCCGCGGTCGGGCAGCCTGCCGGCCGCCTTCAGCTCCTTGGCGACCTCGACGAACAGCTCCAGGGCGGCCTTGGCGTCGGAGACGACGCCGTAGTCCGGCGGGAAGATCTTGCCGATCTGGGTGGGCTCGATGTCGACGTGGACGAACGTGCGGCCCTCGCGGTAGACGTCGAGCTTGTAGCCGGTGTGGCGGTTGGCCCAGCGGTTGCCGATGCCGAGGACGAAGTCGGACTCCAGGAAGTTGGCGTTGCCGTACCGGTGCGAGGTCTGCACGCCGACCATGCCGGCGTTCAGCTCGTGGTCGTCGGGCAGCGCGCCCCAGCCCATCAGGGTCGGGACGACCGGGGTCTGGGTCAGCTCGGCGAACTCCACCAGGAGGTCGCAGGCGTCGGCGCCGATGATGCCGCCGCCGGCCACGATGACCGGGCGCCGCGACTCCAGGAGGAAGGTGATGGCCTTCTCGATCTGGGCGCGGGTCGCGGTGGGCTTGTAGACCGGCAGCGGCTCGTAGGTCTCCGGGTCGAACTCGATCTCGGTGAGCTGGACGTCGATCGGCAGGTCGATCAGGACCGGGCCGGGACGGCCGGAGCGCATGAGGTGGAAGGCCTGCTGGAAGACGCCGGGGACCTGGGCGGCCTCCAGGACGGTCACCGCCATCTTGGTGACGGGCTTGGCGATCGAGGCGATGTCGACGGCCTGGAAGTCCTCTTTGTGGATCACGCTGGTCGGCGCCTGGCCCGTGATGCACAGGATCGGGATGGAGTCGCCGATGGCCGAGTACAGGCCGGTGATCATGTCGGTGCCGGCCGGGCCGGAGGTGCCGATGCACACGCCGATGTTGCCCGGCTTGGTACGGGTGTAGCCCTCGGCCATGTGCGAGGCGCCCTCGACGTGGCGGGCGAGGGTGTGGTGGATGCCGCCGCCCTCCTGGAGGGCCTTGTAGAACGGGTTGATCGCCGCGCCCGGCACACCGAAGGCGTCGGTGACGCCCTCGCGCTTGAGGATCTCAACTGCCGCACGGGCAGCGGTCATACGAGCCATCGAGTACTCCTGCTTCGGCCTCTCGGATGCGTACTCCCGTCGCGCCCCGCGGTGAGCACGGCCTCCCGAATGTCGATCTCCGCAATCTTTTCCGTATTGCGGAATATAACTTCTACTATCTGGAAGCAATGTAAGGGGGCCGGTGAAGGTCGTCAAGAGCGGTCCGGCCACCGGAAAGCACGAGAGGGCCGCCCGTGCGGCACGGGCGGCCCTCCGCGGGATGCGGGGCGTCTCAGGTTCCGTAGGTCTCCCGCAGCTCGACCTTGCGCACCTTGCCGGACACCGTCATCGGGAAGGAGTCGAGCAGCTCCAGCCGGCTGGGGATCTTGTAGTGGGCGAGGCGGCCCGCGCAGAACTCGCGCAGCTCCTCGAGGGTGAGCGGCCGCGCGGGGTCGCTCGGGACGACACAGGCGAGGACCTCCTCGCCGTACCGCTCGTGCGGCACCCCGACCACCTGGACGTCCCGGATGCCGGGGTGGGCGTGGAGGAACTCCTCGACCTCGCGCGGGTAGACGTTCTCGCCGCCGCGGATGATCAGGTCCTTGATCCGGCCGACGATCTCCACGTACCCGTCCTCGCGCATCACCGCGAGGTCCCCGGTGTGCATCCAGCGGCCGGCGTCGACCGCCTCGGCCGTCTTCTCCGGCTCGTTCCAGTAGCCGAGCATCACGCTGTAGCCGCGGGTGCACAGCTCTCCCGCGGTTCCCCGGGGCCGGGTCACTCCCGTGGCGGGATCGACGATCTTGACCTCCAGGTGGGGCAGCACCCGGCCGACGGTGGCGGTGCGGTGCTCCAGGTCGTCCTCGATCCGCGTCTGGAGGGACACCGGTGACGTCTCCGTCATGCCGTAGCAGATGGAGACCTGCTCCATGTGCATCTCGGTGACCACCCGTTTCATCACCTCCACCGGGCACGGCGAGCCCGCCATGATGCCGGTGCGCAGGGAGGACAGGTCGTGGTCCGCGAAGCCGGGCAGGTTCAGCTCGGCGATGAACATGGTCGGGACGCCGTACAGCGATGTGCACCGCTCCCGCTCGACCGCCTCCAGCGTGGCCCTCGCGTCGAAGGACGGGGCCGGGATCACCAAACAGGCGCCGTGCGAGGTGGCGGCCAGATTGCCCATGACCATGCCGAAGCAGTGGTAGAAGGGGACCGGGACGCAGATCCTGTCCTGCTCGGTGTACGCGATCATCTCGCCGACGAAATAACCGTTGTTGAGGATGTTGTGGTGGGAGAGGGTGGCCCCTTTGGGGAAGCCCGTGGTGCCCGAGGTGTACTGGATGTTGACGGGGTCGTCGCAGGACAGCTCCTCGAACGGCTTCGCCGCGGCCCCGGCAGTGGCGCGCGCGAGCAGTGCGTCCCAGCCCGGGTCGCCGAAGTAGACCGTCTCCCGCAGCCCGGGCAGCCCGGCCCGCACCTCCTCGACCATCGCGCGGTAGTCGCTCGTCTTGTGGCCGAGGGAGGCGAACAGGAAGGACACACCGGCCTGTTCGAGGACGTAGGCGACCTCGTGGGTGCGGTACGCGGGATTGATGTTCACCATGATCGCGCCGAGGCGCGCGGTGGCGTACTGGACCAGCACCCACTCCGGGCGGTTGACCGCCCAGATGCCCACCCGGTCGCCCTTGGCGACCCCGCTCGCGCGCAGCGCGTACGCCAGCCGGTCGACGTCGGCGCCGAACTCCGCGTAGGTCCAGCGCCGGCCCGACGGCACGTCGACGAGCGCCTCGCGGTCCGGCCAGGCCGCGACGGCCCGGTCCA comes from Streptomyces sp. SCL15-4 and encodes:
- a CDS encoding 2-hydroxy-3-oxopropionate reductase, yielding MSNLAASSHPTRPAIAWIGLGIMGSPMSENLIKAGYQVTGYTLEKEKLDRLAAAGGTAAGSIAEAVRDADVVITMVPASPQVEAIAYGPDGILENARSGALLIDMSSITPQTSVDLAKAAEDKGIRVLDAPVSGGEAGAVEAVLSIMVGGEQADFDEAKPVFEALGKTIVLCGPHGSGQTVKAANQLIVAVNIQACAEAVVFLEKSGVNLQAALDVLNGGLAGSTVLTRKKDNFLNRDFKPGFRIDLHHKDMGIVTDAARNVGAALPVGAVVAQLVASLRAQGDGGLDHSALLRAVERLSGARV
- a CDS encoding catalase, with amino-acid sequence MSKRVLTTESGAPVADNQNSASAGVGGPLLIQDQHLLEKLARFNRERIPERVVHARGSGAYGHFEVTDDVTGYTHADFLASIGKRTEVFVRFSTVADSLGGADAVRDPRGFAVKFYTEEGNYDLVGNNTPVFFIKDPLKFPDFIHSQKRDPFTGKQEPDNVWDFWAHAPEATHQVTWLMGDRGIPASYRHMNGYGSHTYQWTNAKGEAFFVKYHFKTNQGIRCLSAEQAQELAGKDPNSHQTDLLQAIERGVHPSWTLYVQIMPAAEAADYRFNPFDLTKVWPHRDYPLRRVGRLVLDRNPDNVFAEVEQAAFSPNNFVPGIGPSPDKMLQGRLFAYADAHRYRLGVNHTLLAVNAPKAVPGGARNYGRDGFMAVNGQGRHAKNYEPNSYDGPVETGRPLSAPLPVAGHTGSHVAPLHTKDDDFFQAGELYRLMSDEEKSRLVANIAGGLSQVSRDDVIEKNLAHFHAADPEYGKRVEEAVRALRED
- a CDS encoding TIGR04222 domain-containing membrane protein translates to MGRTTPVAVPCPYAVALLRGGDRAAVTVAVLALHLRGGVEAGRPGTLRKTTTGGAAPHRHPLEKAVRTGLYRPAGPSELPGRAVVRRALVRLRAELTAEGLLRPLPPRRTRAARRLLTALRERRPLPQGPGGLPEEELLLAVALYGERALTVLVPDFARRAGLTGRGALADAGRFPFGRGTDHRLFPDDEHDTYDAYDTYDGTPDDRDGGDRDQGGGAHTGYEHGGHDYGGGCGGGGFD
- the gcl gene encoding glyoxylate carboligase; translated protein: MARMTAARAAVEILKREGVTDAFGVPGAAINPFYKALQEGGGIHHTLARHVEGASHMAEGYTRTKPGNIGVCIGTSGPAGTDMITGLYSAIGDSIPILCITGQAPTSVIHKEDFQAVDIASIAKPVTKMAVTVLEAAQVPGVFQQAFHLMRSGRPGPVLIDLPIDVQLTEIEFDPETYEPLPVYKPTATRAQIEKAITFLLESRRPVIVAGGGIIGADACDLLVEFAELTQTPVVPTLMGWGALPDDHELNAGMVGVQTSHRYGNANFLESDFVLGIGNRWANRHTGYKLDVYREGRTFVHVDIEPTQIGKIFPPDYGVVSDAKAALELFVEVAKELKAAGRLPDRGDWVASTQERKATLLRRTHFDNVPMKPQRVYEEMNKAFGPETRYVTTIGLSQIAGAQMLHVYRPRHWINCGQAGPLGWTIPAAIGVAKADPDSPVVALSGDYDFQFLIEELAVAAQHKIPYVHVLVNNAYLGLIRQAQIGLDINFQVNLEFENINTPEIGVYGVDHVKVAEGLGCKAIRVTEPDRLGAAFEEAKKLAAEYRVPVVVEAILERITNISMSRTMDISDISEFEDLATEPGHAPTSVRTLKV
- a CDS encoding AMP-binding protein — encoded protein: MTAPAPAPATGSPHTPGTRLSYARGTGATPLLGDTIGASLDRAVAAWPDREALVDVPSGRRWTYAEFGADVDRLAYALRASGVAKGDRVGIWAVNRPEWVLVQYATARLGAIMVNINPAYRTHEVAYVLEQAGVSFLFASLGHKTSDYRAMVEEVRAGLPGLRETVYFGDPGWDALLARATAGAAAKPFEELSCDDPVNIQYTSGTTGFPKGATLSHHNILNNGYFVGEMIAYTEQDRICVPVPFYHCFGMVMGNLAATSHGACLVIPAPSFDARATLEAVERERCTSLYGVPTMFIAELNLPGFADHDLSSLRTGIMAGSPCPVEVMKRVVTEMHMEQVSICYGMTETSPVSLQTRIEDDLEHRTATVGRVLPHLEVKIVDPATGVTRPRGTAGELCTRGYSVMLGYWNEPEKTAEAVDAGRWMHTGDLAVMREDGYVEIVGRIKDLIIRGGENVYPREVEEFLHAHPGIRDVQVVGVPHERYGEEVLACVVPSDPARPLTLEELREFCAGRLAHYKIPSRLELLDSFPMTVSGKVRKVELRETYGT